CACTCTCATTGTAATATAATTTTTGCAGTTTTTCAATGACAAAAAGAAACAGGCCCGATGCGGAATATCCGCACCGGGCCCGATCGCTTCATTTCACTTCCTCCGCGCGTAGAGCCGAATATCCAACGGCACCATCGCGAAGCCGCGCTTTCCTATGGAGTAGTTGACGTCTTGCTTCACGACGACGATGGCATCCTCCGGCGACCGAAGCTCGGGATCCATCGTGTCGCCGGGGATCACGACATTGACGTTGTACCGACGCCTCAGCTCCGAAAGAACCTCCGCATCAGTCGCCGCGCAACATGACGCAAGAACCTTCTCCCGCTCCGCGTCTTTGAGTTTCACGACGACCTCATGAACGGTGAAGTCCCGTAGTTGCAGTTCTGCCCAATCCTCGACATTGAACAAGGAACCGATAACGTAGATCATCCGGTCATCTCTCCTTTCGTCGCTTCCGGTCTTACCTGCTAATCCGCGTGTGGATGAACTCCGCCGCACGAAACGCGTTCTTGCCGTCGTTCGGGTAGTGCCGTTTCTGCGCAGCGCGGAGGTCTAGTTGATCCGCGAAGCTCATTCGCAAAAGTCCGCCAAGCTCCTGCACGCTCTCCGCTTTCACCGTACAGCCGAGGGTCACGAGTGGAAATTCGTTCAAAACCCCACCGAACCCGCGCGCCTTGCTCATGAAGGCAGCGCGGACTTCCGGAGTCCAGAGTGTGATGTTTTGCTTCAGAAGCGCCGCGGCTTCCAGGAGACACGTGGAGTACGCAGAAATTGTGACATCCGCCGCCGCGATGAGCGAAGGAGTGCTCCATCCTTCGTGGTTTGTTGTGATGACTTTGCTTTTCCGATCGGACAGGAGACGCGCCACCGCCATACCCCACACCGGAAGCTCGTTGGGTTCCTCCTCGATCATCCGCGGATGCGGACGAACGATGAGATTCACCCTCCGCCCCGTTGTTTCGATGGCCTTCACGAGTTCCATGAGGCATTGGCCGTTGAGGGTTGAGCCGGCGTAGAAGACCGTTGGAACGAATCCGAGCTGGAAATGTGTGTTGAACCGTTCCGCTTCCGCGAGGATGGCACCCGGATCCGCATACTTGTCCAACGCCGGATAGCCCGTCACGCCGATGCGTTCCGGATTGAATTCCGGCCACGCTTTGCGGACGGTTTCCGCGCCGATGGTGTCGCCGACGATGATGTAGGATGGCCGATATTCTGGGTCCGCCCAATCGTTTATGAGGCACCCGCCCCAGTAATCCTGGAGAGCGAATGTCACACACGATGACGGAAGCAAGGGAATGAGGTCCCGTCCCACGCCACCACCCGTGGACGTGTCCGTCACAACCGCGTCGGGAAGCGTGAACTGCTCAAGCAACCCCTCGGCCGAACTCGCCTTGACAAACGCCATGTCTGCCTTCACGAGCTCGGCGATTCCCTTGCAGTCCCTGCCCGGAACACCGTCGCAGTTCGTATTCGCGATCACCGTAACCACGTGTCCCATCTTGCGGAGCTCACACACGACCGGGATCGCCCCATTCGTGCCTCCGGTGTCTTTCACCACAAACCAGATGATGGCCAAACGCCACCTCCTTTCGTACTACAGCTAACGTTAAGGACTGCAAACAGTATAATACGTCGCGGGAATAAAGTCAAACTTTTTACGCGCGTTCGTCGGGCCGCAGGGAATCTCACGTCGCGCTTGCGCGCTCCTGGGAACCCAGCGGTTTGGACCCTATCGCAATTCTTATCTCTGGCGCGAAGCCGCAAATTGCTCGTGCAGCGCAAGGCGCGAGGAGCGCAATGTATCCCCTGGGATACATAAGCAACAAGCAACGCCGCGATGCGCGGCAAGATGCAGCTTCCCGTAGGGTTGCGCACCACGCGCGCGACTCACGGCGTCGCTCCTCCTCGGCGTATTCACATGAATACAACCTCGTCGTCGCTTCTTGTGCTCACGTGCGTGGAGCGCAACGCGCCGAGAGCAAGAATTGCGATAGGGTCCACTTCCGCCACGGGAAAACTCCCGTTTTCCCGACCCCTTTCCCGTTCGCTTCCGCATCCCTCCATTCTGTCGGGCCGCAGGGAATCGAACCCTGTCTACAAGACCCCCAGCCTTGTGTACTGCCGTTATACCACGGCCCGCCTTCGCCAGCCATAGCTGGCTTCGGCGGGTGAAACCCGCTAAGACAGCGACGGTTGGATTTATCTCCTTTACACTACTCGTATACAGTGTATACGTTCTCTTAAAATTACAAAAGGGCTCTTGCGAACCCTCGAATGTCCTCATTATTCAGCTTTTATTACTTCGCCGCAACAACAGCCACAGGCGCTGCAACTTTCGCTTTCGTGTTCTTTGCCATCGTGCGGATGCATGACGTGCACGCCAAAACACGCAACCCTTCGGTATTACGGGTTTGCTGCAAATTCGGATGCTTTCTTGTTTTGTTGGTCGGGTTGTAGTGACCGCGCAAGAGGACTCTCGTGCCTCCCATCCGCGACCCCTTCCCGCACATTTCACACTGTCTCATATGTTAGTAATGAATATATAGGAGAACCGAACAAGTGTCAAATCCGCTCTTTTTATTGCGATTGACCGGTTTCCGGCACGGCGCTCCGCGGGCGAGGCAGCATTGCCTTCGCGGCGTATGCACTCCCGACGCCGATCGCTGCTCCGAAGAGGACATCCAGTGGGTAATGCACGCCCGCAATCACCCGCGCGATTGCCATGAGAATCGTTGTCGCAAGCAGTACATGCCCCCAACCGCGGTGTTTGCCCAACAAGTAGTAGGCAGCGACAAATGCAAAAAAGAACGTCGCGTGACCGGAGGGAAACGCCGGCTCGGCCGGATTTTTAGCAATAAGCGTCACAACATCCGTTAATGCGACAAATGGACGCGGGCGGTTATAAAAAAACCGTATGATTTCCGTCACGAGTCCGCGCGCGAAGAGCAGCGAAAGCGCTACGACGGCAACGTCATACGCGCGCTTTCTCCAGTCGCGCTCACATAGCACCATTGCCCCGATAGTTAACGCGACGAGATAGGGCGCGTATGTGGCAAAAAATACGACGATGAAGTCAAGAAGCTTGCTCGCTCCGGCGAGAGAGTTCAAGAAGCGGAAAAGAGTGAGGTCAAGGGGCATGGCAACATTTGACATTTGACCATTGACATTTGACCGGGCGAGCGCGGCCGCCGTTCTGTCAATTGTCACATGTCAATTGTTATCTCCTAACAAACGGCAGCAGCGCCAAAATGCGCGCGCGTTTGATGGCGTTGGAAAGCTGACGCTGATGTTTCGCGCAGGTGCGCGTGTAGCGCGGGTCAATCACCTTTGCCTGACCGGACGTAAAACGGCGCAAGAGCGTCGCGTCTTTGTAATCAATCTCTTCGTAGTTTTGCGAGCAGAAAAAACAGTTATTCATGTGAGTGTTCGCTAATAATGCGAATGGGGGCAAATAATGCTAATAACTTTTTGTGGCGACGAATGCGATTCGCGTTATTTTGAAGCAGATTCGCATTATTCGTGATTACTCCTAAAAGGGTAGGTCCTCCGCCTTTACCTCATCCTCGACCTCAATCACGGGAAGTTCTGGGGCAGGAGCAACTTGCGCCGATGCCTCCATCGCCGGAGCGCTTGCGCGCGGCGCGCCACCGGACATTCCGCCGGCACGAGGACCGAACTGGATCCGCTCGGCGACAATTTCTGTGGTTTTGCGCTTCACCCCGGT
This region of bacterium genomic DNA includes:
- the rpsR gene encoding 30S ribosomal protein S18, yielding MNNCFFCSQNYEEIDYKDATLLRRFTSGQAKVIDPRYTRTCAKHQRQLSNAIKRARILALLPFVRR
- a CDS encoding phosphatase PAP2 family protein, whose translation is MTIDRTAAALARSNVNGQMSNVAMPLDLTLFRFLNSLAGASKLLDFIVVFFATYAPYLVALTIGAMVLCERDWRKRAYDVAVVALSLLFARGLVTEIIRFFYNRPRPFVALTDVVTLIAKNPAEPAFPSGHATFFFAFVAAYYLLGKHRGWGHVLLATTILMAIARVIAGVHYPLDVLFGAAIGVGSAYAAKAMLPRPRSAVPETGQSQ
- a CDS encoding L28 family ribosomal protein; amino-acid sequence: MRQCEMCGKGSRMGGTRVLLRGHYNPTNKTRKHPNLQQTRNTEGLRVLACTSCIRTMAKNTKAKVAAPVAVVAAK